The DNA region ATAACATGCGCCATTATTTTAGAAGATGCTACTTATTATTTTTTTATATCTTATGTACGCTTCATTCCAACTATCTGCATCTTTGGGTTTATATTCCTGTATCGGAAAAGATTTTCTTACAATTGTCCTTAAATGTTCTATTGATTGAACCTGTTTGGTTTGATATGCCTGTATAAGAATATTCCCAACAGCGGTTGCTTCAACAGGTCCGGATAAAACTATTCTATTTGTTGCATTGGCTGTAAATTGAGATAAAAGTTCGTTTTGAGAACCTCCGCCTACAATATGTATAACCTCAATATTTTTATCTACGAGTTCTTCAATCTGTTCAATAGTTGCTCTATATGTAAGCGCAAGGCTTTCTAAACAACATCTTGTAATAGAGGAAATATCTTTTACAAATTTTTGACCTGTATGCTGACAGAACTCTTGTATCTGTAGGGTCATATCTTTTGGTGCTATAAATTCTTTGTTGTTGGGGTCTATAAACATCTGAAACGGTTTTGCAAGTTTTGCCATTTTTGTCAGTTGAGGATATGTATAGGTCATGCCTTTTTTTTCCCATATCTTCCTACACTGCTGAATAAGCCACATACCCATAATATTTTTAAGAAATCTATATGTATCTGCAAAACCGCCTTCATTGGTAATATTATAAAAAAGAGCCTTTTGAGTAAGTATCGGTTGTTTTATCTCCACACCTAAAAGAGACCATGTTCCTGAACTTATGTATGCCCAGTTATTCCCTTGTGCTGGAACTGCTGCAACCGCACAAGCAGTGTCGTGTCCTGCTGTTGTAATCACAGGAATATCTTTCACCTTTAATTCTTCTGATATATAAGGAAGAAGTTTTGAAGAATGTAGGCCCGGTCGGACAACGGGGGGAAGAATTCTGACAGGTATCTTGAGTTTTTCAATAATTTCTGTTTCCCAGTTATTTTTTACCGGATTAAACATCTGGCTTGTTGTTGCAATTGTAAATTCCTCTTTTTTCTCACCTGTTAAAAGAAACCTAAAAAGGCTCGGCATCATTAACATAGTTTCTGCATTTTCAAGAAGGCAAGGATTGTTCTTTACCATTGACAGTAATTGAAAAACTGTATTTATCCTCATAAACTGTATGCCTGTCTTTTCGTAAAATCTTTCTTTTGATACAAACTTTAAAGCCTCTTCTATCATTCCTTGTGTTTTTAAATCCCTGTAATGGTAGGGACTGCTCAAGAGAACATCGTTTTTCCCGATAAGACCAAAATCAACTCCCCAGGTGTCTATACCGAGCCCATAAATATTTCCTTTTGTTTTTTTAACAACACTTTTAAGAGAATTTTTCATCTCCAAAAACAAACCCAGCACATTCCAGTGTAATCCATCAGGAAGCATAGCGGGAATATTGGAAAATCTACTAACTTCTTCAAGATGCACCTTGCTGTCCTTTAAATTTGCGACTATTGTTCTTCCGCTTTCAGCACCTAAATCAAATGCAACATATGTTGACATATCCCTCCTTTTTATAGGTGACATGTGACAGGTGACTGAAAAACATTGCAAGCCTTAAAATTCACAACACCCAGGGGGTGCTCTGGTGTGCTGCTGGTGCCCGGGGGGTTCCTGTCACCTGTCACATGTTGCCAGAGCATCAGTTGCGCGTCACCATTTTTTCCCCTACCTACTACCTGCTATTTTCTCATCCCCACACAACAAATCCTGGTTCAAACCTGTTTATCAAATCAGGATGAGAAGGTAGAACACGGATAGAGTAACCGATATGTCCGGTGGTCTGACAAGTAATACAACCACAGAAAAGATAAGAACCCGACATTTTTGGGGTAGATGCCTCCTCTTTTTTCCATTCCATATCTATCGGTTCTCCATCTGGTATCTCTCCGTCTACATCTACCCTGCCCGCATATATCTGGACACATACATCATCGGGGCTTAAATCTCCGAGGTGGACAATTGCCTCAACAGAAAGTTTAGAACCTGTTTTTAAGTTTGTAGTTTCACCCTCGTTCACGCTTTCTATTTTGACAGATTGCCAACCAAATTTTATCTTCTGTTTCCAAGAACTAAGTTCTTTTGCTTTCTGAAAATTATTTTTTGATAAGGATTTTACATCTTCATATGCGGGCAGGTATTTCTTCTCTAAATATTCTTTTACCATTCTATGTGTGTTAAACACAGGACCCATTTTTTTTATCGCATTTTTCATTCTTTTTATCCATTCTCTAGGAAGACCGTCTCTGCTCCTTTCGTAAAAAAGAGGTACTGCTTCTTTTTCAATAATATCATACAGCCTGTTTGCCTCAATCTGGTCTTGATATTTATGGTCTGTGTATTCTTCTCCAAATCCTATTGTCCATCCGGTATTTTCTCTCTCAGCCTCACACCACCACCCATCAAGCACACTTATATTAAGAACACCATTTATATTTGCCTTCATTCCGCTTGTGCCGCTTGCCTCAAGAGGCCTTCTGGGAAGATTAAGCCATGCATCGCAACCCTGAACAAGATACCTCGCAACATTTAAATCATAGTCCTCAATAAAAACAACCCTGCCCTGCAACCTCGGCTCTTTTATAAAATGTAAAAGTTCCTTTATCATCTGTTTTCCAGGATTATCCTTAGGATGAGCCTTGCCTGCAATTATTATCTGAACAGGGAAATTGCTATTTACAATCTTTGCAAGCCTTTCAATATCCTGAAATATAAGGACAATCCTTTTATATGTTGCAAATCTTCTTGCTATACCGAGGGTAAATGCCTCGGGATTTAGTATGTCCTCAATTGCTTTTAATTCAGAAGATGGGATGTTCTTTCTGATACCTTCTTCAACAAGTCTCTGTCTTGTAAAAACAACAAGTCTTTCTCTTCTTCTTTCATGTGTCTTCCACAATTCAAGAGAGGGGATTTTATCAATCTTTTCCCAAACCTCCTGGTCGGGCGGATCAGATACCCAGCGGGGTCCTAAATACCTATCAAAAAGCGCTGCCATATCGTAGGATATCCATGTCTTTACATGCACACCATTTGTTATTGAATCAATGGGTATTTCCTTTACTGGCAATTTCTGCCATATATTCTTCCACAATTTCTGACTCACTGTCCTGTGAATCTGACTTACACCGTTTGACCCTGTTGAAAGTTTCAGAGCAAGAACAGTCATTGAAAACATCTCTTTATCATCTTCAGGATTTTGTCTTCCAAATGCGAAAAATTCTTTTTTTGTTATACCAATCTTTTGTATAAAATTGTCAAAATATTTTATAACCATATCAGGAGCGAACACATCGTTTCCGGCTGGAACAGCTGTATGTGTTGTAAATATGCTCCCGGCAGAAACAATCTCACAGGCTTGTGAAAACGAAATCTTTTCTTCTTCAACAAGCTCTCTTATCCTCTCAAGTAAAAGAAACGAAGAATGACCCTCATTCATATGAAAGATATTGGGGGAAAGCCCCATTTGCCTTAATGCTTTTATGCCTCCTATACCAAGCACTATCTCCTGCCTGATTCTCATATCCTGATCACCGCCGTATAGATGCTGTGTGATTTCTCTTGCCCAGGGAGGATTTGAAATAAACGAAGTATCAAGAAAATAAAGAGGCACCCTTCCAACATCAAGCCTCCATATATGTGCAAATGCCTGTCCTTGCGGAAAATTTAATTCAATCTCAAGGGGGTTTCCTTTCTGGTCCTCAACCCGCTGCAGAGGCAATTGATAATAATCTATGTCCCTGTATACTTCCTGTTGCCATCCATCTGTATCAAGCCTCTGGTGGGAATATCCTCTCCTGTAAAGAAGTCCTATCCCAACCATTGGGATACCAAGGTCGCTTGCAGACTTTAAGTAGTCTGCTGCAAGAACACCGAGCCCTCCTGAATAAATGGGAAGAGACTCATGAAATCCGTATTCTAAAGAAAAATATGCCATCTGGGCAGGATGTTTGGAACCATAAACATTCTGGAACCAGCCGTCTTTTTTCAGGTATACATCAAGTCGGTCTACAACTTTTTTAAGATAGCTGCTAAATGCCTCGTCCTCTTTAGCCTCCTTTAATTTATCCTGTTGTATCCGCCCAAGCAATTCTATAGGATTATGATAGACCTTCTCCCACAAATCCCTTTCAAGTCTCCTGTATAATTCAAGGGATTCAGAATCCCATGTCCACCAAAAGTTATATGACAATTTTTTAAGCCCTGCCAATTCTTTTGGTAAAGCAGGCATTACAATAAATGACTTGGCTGCTTTCATATCCCCCCCATCGCATAATATGTTACTGGTTAATAACTTGTATCCGTGACGGTGATCCGTGACGGCCACCGGCACCAGTGCACCAGAGCACCAGTTGCTCTTTAAAGCCCTATGGGATTATTTTAGAGTCTGATGAGTTTTTCATCAAACCATATTGTACCTTTTCTGCTATTTTCCTTCAATAAGGGTCTTTATATCCTTCGGAAGCGGAGACTTAAAAGCCATAATGCGACCTGTTTTAGGATGCCTTATCTCAAGTTTTGATGAATGCAATGCCACCCGCCTGAATTTTACAGGATACCTGTTTGCAATTGCATATTTTCTTTCACCCACTACGGGATGTCCAATATACGCAAGATGAACCCTTATCTGGTTTGTCCTTCCTGTCTGAGGCTGGATCTCAAGAAGTGTTAAGTCAGGAAGATACTGAAGAACCCTGTATAGTGTAACAGAGGGCTGACTTGCAATTGTGCTTCTTGTTGCAAATACTTTATGTGTATTTGGATCCGTTGCAAGAGGAATATCAACTTTTCCCTTTTTTTCTTGGACATAGCCCTGAACAACCGCAAGGTATATCCTTTTTATTGTATGATGACGAAACTGAAGGGTAAGCCGCTCCAAACTGTTTTTGTTGAAAGCAAAAATAATAATACCGGATGTTTCTCTGTCAATTCTGTGAACAGGGCTTGCCGGACTTAAGTTTTTACTTTTTAAAAATTCATTAAGAATATGGACAAGTGTATGTTTTTCCTTTTTTGGCGTGGGAACAACAAGAAGTCCGGAAGGTTTATCAATAACAATAATATCTTCGTCTTTATAAATTACTTTAAACGGAAGAACCGCCATTTCTATTCAAAGTCCTCTTCCATATCTCCCATACCCTGTATTTTTTTTACAGCTCCTATAAACCGGGGAGGTTTTTCTCTACTGTTCCTTTTTCGTAATAGTCCATATTTATAAATCTGCATTTTACCTTATACTGTGCCTCAGATATTTTTTCTACGATTAAAACCTCTGCAATTGCTTTTAGCCCTGATGGATAATTTTTGTTTTTTATCTCAACCTCTATCCTGTTTGTTGGTTG from bacterium Unc6 includes:
- a CDS encoding alpha-glucan phosphorylase, with the translated sequence MKAAKSFIVMPALPKELAGLKKLSYNFWWTWDSESLELYRRLERDLWEKVYHNPIELLGRIQQDKLKEAKEDEAFSSYLKKVVDRLDVYLKKDGWFQNVYGSKHPAQMAYFSLEYGFHESLPIYSGGLGVLAADYLKSASDLGIPMVGIGLLYRRGYSHQRLDTDGWQQEVYRDIDYYQLPLQRVEDQKGNPLEIELNFPQGQAFAHIWRLDVGRVPLYFLDTSFISNPPWAREITQHLYGGDQDMRIRQEIVLGIGGIKALRQMGLSPNIFHMNEGHSSFLLLERIRELVEEEKISFSQACEIVSAGSIFTTHTAVPAGNDVFAPDMVIKYFDNFIQKIGITKKEFFAFGRQNPEDDKEMFSMTVLALKLSTGSNGVSQIHRTVSQKLWKNIWQKLPVKEIPIDSITNGVHVKTWISYDMAALFDRYLGPRWVSDPPDQEVWEKIDKIPSLELWKTHERRRERLVVFTRQRLVEEGIRKNIPSSELKAIEDILNPEAFTLGIARRFATYKRIVLIFQDIERLAKIVNSNFPVQIIIAGKAHPKDNPGKQMIKELLHFIKEPRLQGRVVFIEDYDLNVARYLVQGCDAWLNLPRRPLEASGTSGMKANINGVLNISVLDGWWCEAERENTGWTIGFGEEYTDHKYQDQIEANRLYDIIEKEAVPLFYERSRDGLPREWIKRMKNAIKKMGPVFNTHRMVKEYLEKKYLPAYEDVKSLSKNNFQKAKELSSWKQKIKFGWQSVKIESVNEGETTNLKTGSKLSVEAIVHLGDLSPDDVCVQIYAGRVDVDGEIPDGEPIDMEWKKEEASTPKMSGSYLFCGCITCQTTGHIGYSIRVLPSHPDLINRFEPGFVVWG
- a CDS encoding rhamnulokinase, whose amino-acid sequence is MSTYVAFDLGAESGRTIVANLKDSKVHLEEVSRFSNIPAMLPDGLHWNVLGLFLEMKNSLKSVVKKTKGNIYGLGIDTWGVDFGLIGKNDVLLSSPYHYRDLKTQGMIEEALKFVSKERFYEKTGIQFMRINTVFQLLSMVKNNPCLLENAETMLMMPSLFRFLLTGEKKEEFTIATTSQMFNPVKNNWETEIIEKLKIPVRILPPVVRPGLHSSKLLPYISEELKVKDIPVITTAGHDTACAVAAVPAQGNNWAYISSGTWSLLGVEIKQPILTQKALFYNITNEGGFADTYRFLKNIMGMWLIQQCRKIWEKKGMTYTYPQLTKMAKLAKPFQMFIDPNNKEFIAPKDMTLQIQEFCQHTGQKFVKDISSITRCCLESLALTYRATIEQIEELVDKNIEVIHIVGGGSQNELLSQFTANATNRIVLSGPVEATAVGNILIQAYQTKQVQSIEHLRTIVRKSFPIQEYKPKDADSWNEAYIRYKKIISSIF